The nucleotide window GTGGGGCGGCCGTGCGGCAGGCCGTCCACGGGCAGGCCGGTCCAGTTGATGCCCTCGATGATGAGGAGGAGGCGGGGGGTGGCCTCGGTCTGGATCCGGTCCGCCGCCTCCTGGGCCGCGGCCTGCCAGTCGTGGTCGTCACCCAGGCCCCAGTTGGGGTCGTCCCAGACGTCGCGGCGCACTTCGTTGTAGAGATCCGCCCCGACGACCCGGGCGTTGTCACGGTAGCGGCGGGCCATCAGGACCCAGTCGTCGGCCCACTGCCGGGTGCTCTGGTGGCTGTTCCAGCGCTCGTTGCCGTCGAGGCCGCAGCACCATCGGGTGGTGTAGGTGTGGTTGTTGACGATGACGGCGAAGCCGTCCGCGGTCAGGGCCGCGATCACCGCGTCGAAGATCTGCAGCGGTGTCCTGCCGCGCAGTTGCGGGTTCGCGGCCACCGCGGCATCGGGTACCGGGGCGGTCGCACGGATCATCTCGTTCGAGAACGGCAGCCGGATGCTGTTGAGGCCCAGCGCGCGGAAGTCCGCCAGCAGCGCGGGGAGGGCGACGCGGTCCAGGCCGAGCGGAATGCCGTGGGAATCCTGGCCGCTGTGGTGGCTGGACGCCTCATTGCTGTCACCCGAGCCGCTCCAGGAGCCCTGCGCGCCATCCCAGTTCCCCGCTTTCAGCCGGAAGCGTGTGCCGTCGGCGTCGACGAGGTAGCGGCCTCGGGTGGACAGCGGGGCGGTCCACGACCCGGCGGACGTGCCGGCGGCCCCGGGCGTGATGGCGGTCCGCGCGGCAGCCGGCGCGACAGGTGCCGCGCCCGCACCGGAGACGGCGATGCCCATGAGGACGAGGCATATCGCCAGGGCGCCGCACGCCGCACGCACCAAGGACTTCATGTCAGCTGCCCGCTTCGCCGGGGGTACCCGTCGGGGCCATCCGGCGGGCCGCCCTCGGCGGGGACACCGCCGAGGGCAGGGCCAAGGTAGCGGTGAGGGGTGAGGGGAGCCATACCATGTAGCTGATTCCCCGTCACTTCTTCAGGGAGCCAGCGGATTTCCCGTCATTCTTCAGGAAGTCTGCCGCGGGGGGGGGTCCAGTCCTCCAGTGCCGCGCTCACCCCCGCCACGTCGGGAGCGGTCCAGGCGCGGGCGATATAGCCGTCCGGCCGGATCAGCGCGGCGGACAGTCCCGACCACGGCAGGGCCCGGACGACCTCGGCACCGTACGGGCGCAGGTGTCCGAAGGCGGCGTCGGGGGTGAAGTCGGCGAGCAGGAACCGGTCGACGGCCAGCCGGCGGTGCACGGAGCCGTCCGCCAGCGCGAAGTCCGGTGCACGGCAGCCCTCCAAGGGGTGCCCGGGGGTAGCGGGGGGATAGGAGTGGCCCAGCCCGGACAGCCAGGCGGCGAGGTCGTCGGCGGTCTCACCTCCCTTGGCGATCAGCCCGCTCATCAGGTCCCGCAGCGCCGCCCCCGCCGGGGTGAAGGTGGTGAACAGGGCTCCTTGCGCCAGGGTGTTGGCGGCCAGCCGGGCGGCGATGGGGGCCCGCTCACGCTCGTAGGCGGCCGGCCCGTCGATGAGCAGGGACGGCGCACGGCCCTGGATCTCGGCGGCCAGCTTCCATGCCAGGTTCGCCGCGTCCTGCATGCCGATGTTCATCCCCTGGCCGCCCGCGGGGAAATGGACATGGGCCGCGTCGCCGGCCAGGAAGACCCGGTTCCTCCGGTACCGCGCGGCATGTCGCGTCGTGTCACCGGCCTTGGACAGCCACAGCGCCTCGCGCAGCCCGTGGTCGGTGCCGGTCACGCGCCGCAGGGTGTCACGCACCTCCTCGACGGTCAGCGCCTGCGACTGACGCACGCGCACCTGATCGGGAGTGAGTCCGGTGTCCTCGGCCGCGGTGCCGAACACCCGGCACCGGCCGTCCGGGAACGGGATGATGCTGACCTGGCCCAGCCGGTGATCCCAGAAGTGCCGCGCCCGGTCCGGAGGGTCTGCCAGGGTGACATCGGCGACGAATCCCACCGTCGAGGGCGGGGTCCCCGGGAAGTCGATGCCCGCCTCCCGTCGTACGAGGCTGCGCGCACCGTCCGCGCCCACCAGGTAACCGGCCTCACGCAGGGAGCCGTTGACGGACACCCGCACGCCGTCGTCGTCCTGGGTGAACCCGGTGACCTCGTGCCGGTGGCGGACGGGCACGCCGCGCCGTTGCAGGTGTTCCGCCAGCACCCGCTCCGTCGTCGCCTGCGGGATCACCAGCAGGAACGGATAGGGCGTATCGAGCCCGGTGTAGTCGAGCGGGTCGGGCAGGACGGCGAAGTAGGCGACCGGTTCGGTGCGCCCGAGCGAGACCAGGACATCGGAGAGCCGCCGGCCGTCTTCGGTCCGCAGGACCGTGAGGACCTCCAGGGTCCGCGGGTGCATCACGGCGGCCTTGGAGTGCTCGCTCTGTCGGGCCTTGCTCTCCAGCACCTCGACGCTCACCCCCGCCGCGTCCAGGAGCGCGGCGGTCAGCAGCCCCACCGGCCCGCCCCCCGCGACGATCACCTCGGTGCTCATCGGCGCCCCCGCTCGGGGCGCAGCAGCCAGACGCCCGCGGCGAGACCGGTGGTGGAGGCGAGGTGCACCGCGAGTGCCTTGGCGTGGGGCGCCCAGACGCCCGTCGTGGGTCCGCCGGACCACATCGCCGTCGCGAAGCCGGCACCGGCGGCGGCCATCGCTCCCCACAGCTGCCTGCCGCGCCGCGGCCCGGCCAGCACGCCGATCCCGACGGCCGCCAGGCTCCCCGCCGTGATCAGGGCCTCGCGGGCCATGTGGTACTGCACATGACCGGCGCCGTCCCGCACCTCGGGCGTCCGATAGGTGTCGTCCGTGATGTGGGTGACGGTCTGCCATACCGACGGCAGAGCCGCCGCCATTCCGGCCAGGGTGACGACTTGGCCGAGCCTTTCACGCCCCGTGCGCGCCATGCGGATCCCCTCCACTGCGTGAAGCCAATTGCCTTAACGTGAAGCTAATTAATGTTCGCCTACCTGTCAACGCGCTGCTAGGATCCGGCGCGTGACCGAAAGTTCCCCCCGCGACCGCATCGACGGCATGATCGATGTCATCGCCCGTGCGCACGAAAGCGCCGACCTGGAATCCAAGGCGCTGGTGTACCGGCTGCGACGGGTGGCGCACCACATGGAGATCGAGCTCAAGCGCGAACTCGCGGGCCATGGCATCGAGTTGTGGGAACTGGAGCTGCTGGCCTGCCTGTACAGGGCGCTGCCGCACCACCGCGTCAGCGCCAAGGATCTGATGGAACAGATGCAGCTCACCACCGGAGCCGTCACCAATCGCGTCTCCCGCCTCGAGGCCAAGGGATGGGTCAGCAGGGAAATCGCCCCGGATGACCGCCGCAGCATCCTGGTCACCCTCACCGAGCCCGGCCGCGTACGCGCCGCACAGGTCTTCGCCACCAAGACCGAGGCCGAACGCCGGCTGCTGTCCGCCTTCCCGGACGAGCAGCAGCGCGAGCTCAATGCCGCACTGCGTACGTTGCTGATCAGCCTGGAAGGACGTCACAGCTGATCAGGGCGGCCACCCGCGTCCCGTGACACCCGCCCGGCCGGGCCGCCGCGGCGCACGACGCACCCGGGCGGCGGCACGCTGACGGCCGCCGGCTGCGTCGACTCCGCCGGCCCGCCACCCCCGGGTCCCACGCAACCGCGAGACGTCCCGGCCGGCACGTACAGTGATCCTTCCTCACTCGCCGTGCGCCACGGGCGCGCGGCGGCACCGGAGAAAGGGACCTGCATGCGCGCTCGCCTCCTTGCCACGGCTGCCGTCCTGGCGGTCACCAGCACTCTTCTCGCCGCCGCACCCGCACCGGCGGACCCCTCCGCCGTCGCCGGACCGCCCGGCGCGCAGGCCGCCACCGGCCGCCGCGCCGGAAACACCGAGGTCCCCGTCGAGGGCGGCACGGCCCGCTTCGACGCTCCCCCCACCCTCCTCGCCGCCCTCAAGGACCACGGCGTGACGATCGCGGACGTCGACGCCGACGGCAGGATCAGCCGGCGCCACTCCGCCGGTGCGGGCGTGCGCCTGGACATCGAGGGCGGTGCGGTCACGAACAGCGGCGGAAAGGTCGGCGGTGAACTCCGGTTCGCCGAGACGGGTCTCGCGCTGCTCAACAGCGAAACCGGGAAATCCGTCAAGATCTCCGACTTCGTCGGCGACCTGTCCCAGGGCCTGCTCCGGGCCGGCATGAACCGCGGCCCGGACCTCACCCTGGGCACCTTCACCCGGCCCGCCACCCACGCCTCCGTCGACACCGATGCCGCGATGCTGCGGATGAACATGGGCATCACGGTCACCGCGGTCGCCGCCGCCAAGCTCAACGCCGCGCTCGGCACCAAGATCTTCACCGCCGGCGGACCGCTGCTGCACGCCCGCATCGACGCCCACCTCGACCCCTCCGTCGACCTCCGCACCGCCCTCAACCTGAGCCGCCGCCCGGCACGACGCGAGGAGTAGGGGTGGGCCGGTGGCTTTGCGCCGGCCGGAAGTGGTCACAGGGGCTGGAGCCGGGTGTGCAGGAGGCAGAATTCGTTGCCTTCCGGGTCGGCCAGGACGTGCCAGCTCTCGGTGCCGGTCTGGCCGACGTCGACGGGCCTGGCGCCGAGAGCGAGCAACCGCTCCCACTCGGCGTCCTGGTCGCGGTCGGTGGCGTTGACGTCGAGGTGCAGTCGGAGCTTCCCGGTCCGCGGGGTGCTGCTGGGGCTGAGGACGAGGGTGGGCTGCGGGCCGCCGAAGCCGGCGTCGGGCGGCCCGATCTCGATGCTTCCGTCGTCCTCCCGGCCGAGTTCGACGTAGCCGAGGACCTCGCTCCAGAACGCGGCGAGCCGGTCGGGGTCGGCGACGTCGATGACCAGCTCACTGATGCGGCATGCCATGCCCGTCAGTGTACGTACCTCCGTGCCGCGTCCCCGGGGGCGGAGTGACGTACCGACGGGCAATGGGTGCGCCGCGTTCCGGGCGTGTTCAGCTAGCGGTCACGCACGTCACCCAAACTCTGGAACGAGACATTCCGTTTGGTGACACCGCTGTGGCCAGGCCTGCCGGCCACGGCACGGAGGGCCTGATGGCCGGTATCGAAACCCACGTCCCCACCAACCGTCGTCGCTTCCTTCTCAGCTCCGGCGCCGCCGTCGCCGGAGCCGGTGCCGCATGGGCACTGCCGAGCCAGCGCAGCAGCAGCGCGACTCCGGGCGCGCATCCCCTCACCCGCACGCCGCCGGCCCGTACGGGTGGTCGGCGGCCGGCCCCGTACGGGGTCACGACACTGGAAACCGCCGCACATCTCACCGGCAGCGGCGGCTACCGCCGCCTCGGCTCCGGCCCCGGATGGCCGCTGGTGGTCCGCGGCGACCTCGCCGCCGGCACGGCCGGTCGTCAGGACCGGCGGACCGCCCTGGCCTGTTTCGTCCAGTTCACCGATCTCCATGTGGCCGACGTCCAGAGTCCGTTGCGCACCGAGTATCTGCGCGCCGGGTCGCCGGGGTCGTGGCGGGCGCAGGAGGCGCTGTCGGTGGCCGGCGCCGTGTCCCTCGTGGAGCAGGCCAACGCGCTGGGCGGCGGGCCTCACACCGGCCGGCGGCCGGCGTTCGTCATGTCCACGGGCGACAACATCGACAACCACTCCATGGTCGAGCTGGAGTGGTTCCTCACCCTCATGAGCGGCGGCCGCATCACGCCGAACACCGGTGACCCGGCGGCGTACGAGGGCGTGCAGAACTGCGGCCTCCCGCTGTACTGGCACCCGGCCGACGGTCTGCGCGACCAGGACAAGATGCGGGGCCTGCCGTCGATACCCGGCTATCTCGACGCCGCGATCCGCCCCGTCACCAGTCCCGGCCTGCGGATTCCCTGGTACTCGACGCCCGGCAACCACGACGATCTGCCGGGCGGGTGCCTGACCCCGCAGGACCCGGAGCTGACGGACTACATCACGGGAGCACGCAAGCTGTTCTCTGTACCGGACAGCGATGTGGCCGCGTTCGCCAAGGTGCTGGAGTCCGGCGACGATCCCAAGAGCACCGTGCTCAAGGAGATCCTCGGACGCAATGCCGCCGGAGCCCGGACCGTGACCGCGGACGAACGGCGCCGCATGTTCACCCCGCACGACTATCTGCGGGCGCATCTGAACCCGGCGTTCGCCGGCGCGGGGCCGGCCGGACACGGCTACACCGACGACCACCTCAACGACGACCGGATGTACTACACCTTCACCGTCGCGGAGGGTGTCCTTGGCATCAGCATCGACACCACCTACCGAAGCGGCCACTTCGAGGGGTCGCTGGGAACCGGTCAACTCCAGTGGCTGGAACAGACCTTGGCCGCCCACAGCACCCGCCACTACGACGCGGACGGCCGGCTGGTACGCAACGCCGGAGCCGATGACGCGCACATCCTGATCTTCAGCCACCACCACAGCCCGAGCATGACCCGGCGCCCCGACGCGGCCCGCGCGGAGGAGAAGCGGCACGACGGCGAGGAGCTCATCGCCCTGCTGAGCCGGTTCCCCAACGTGGTGGCGTGGATCAACGGCCACAGCCATGTCAACCGCATCACCCCGCACGCCCACCCGACGGCCGCCCGCTCCTTCTGGGAGGTCAACACCGCCTCACACGTGGACTATCCGCAGCACGCCCGGATCCTGGAACTCGTCGACAACCACGACGGCACGCTGTCGCTGTTCACCACCCTCATCGAGTCCGCCGCTCCGCACCGCACGGATTTCGACGACCTCTCGGCGGTCGGCCTCGCCTCCCTCTACCGCGAACTGTCCTACAACGCCCCGGGCCTGGCCGCCGGCATGGGCGGCGGCGTCCACGAGGTGATGGCGGGCCGCCCGGCGGACCGCAATACCGAACTCCTCGTCCACCGGGCGTGACCGGGGGTGGGGGCACTCAGTGGCCGCCGGAAGGAACGTCGCAGCCTGAGTGGTCGGGGTAGCCGCCGAAGGCGTTCGCCCGGGTGGCCCCGCCGTTCATCGTGCCCTCCAGGCACAGCGGAGCGGCGTCGATGAGGAAGCCGACCCCCTCGGGGCCGTTCTGGTGCGACTGCACCTTCCCGGCGGGGTAGCCGAGGCCGGTGAGCACGCCGTGGGTATGCGCCGGGTCGAAGTCGCCGCTCTTGCGCAGCGGTTCGAGGGCGCGCTCGATGCGGCGGACGGCCGCGAG belongs to Streptomyces sp. NBC_01454 and includes:
- a CDS encoding FAD-dependent oxidoreductase is translated as MSTEVIVAGGGPVGLLTAALLDAAGVSVEVLESKARQSEHSKAAVMHPRTLEVLTVLRTEDGRRLSDVLVSLGRTEPVAYFAVLPDPLDYTGLDTPYPFLLVIPQATTERVLAEHLQRRGVPVRHRHEVTGFTQDDDGVRVSVNGSLREAGYLVGADGARSLVRREAGIDFPGTPPSTVGFVADVTLADPPDRARHFWDHRLGQVSIIPFPDGRCRVFGTAAEDTGLTPDQVRVRQSQALTVEEVRDTLRRVTGTDHGLREALWLSKAGDTTRHAARYRRNRVFLAGDAAHVHFPAGGQGMNIGMQDAANLAWKLAAEIQGRAPSLLIDGPAAYERERAPIAARLAANTLAQGALFTTFTPAGAALRDLMSGLIAKGGETADDLAAWLSGLGHSYPPATPGHPLEGCRAPDFALADGSVHRRLAVDRFLLADFTPDAAFGHLRPYGAEVVRALPWSGLSAALIRPDGYIARAWTAPDVAGVSAALEDWTPPRGRLPEE
- a CDS encoding VOC family protein, with the translated sequence MACRISELVIDVADPDRLAAFWSEVLGYVELGREDDGSIEIGPPDAGFGGPQPTLVLSPSSTPRTGKLRLHLDVNATDRDQDAEWERLLALGARPVDVGQTGTESWHVLADPEGNEFCLLHTRLQPL
- a CDS encoding TIGR03767 family metallophosphoesterase yields the protein MAGIETHVPTNRRRFLLSSGAAVAGAGAAWALPSQRSSSATPGAHPLTRTPPARTGGRRPAPYGVTTLETAAHLTGSGGYRRLGSGPGWPLVVRGDLAAGTAGRQDRRTALACFVQFTDLHVADVQSPLRTEYLRAGSPGSWRAQEALSVAGAVSLVEQANALGGGPHTGRRPAFVMSTGDNIDNHSMVELEWFLTLMSGGRITPNTGDPAAYEGVQNCGLPLYWHPADGLRDQDKMRGLPSIPGYLDAAIRPVTSPGLRIPWYSTPGNHDDLPGGCLTPQDPELTDYITGARKLFSVPDSDVAAFAKVLESGDDPKSTVLKEILGRNAAGARTVTADERRRMFTPHDYLRAHLNPAFAGAGPAGHGYTDDHLNDDRMYYTFTVAEGVLGISIDTTYRSGHFEGSLGTGQLQWLEQTLAAHSTRHYDADGRLVRNAGADDAHILIFSHHHSPSMTRRPDAARAEEKRHDGEELIALLSRFPNVVAWINGHSHVNRITPHAHPTAARSFWEVNTASHVDYPQHARILELVDNHDGTLSLFTTLIESAAPHRTDFDDLSAVGLASLYRELSYNAPGLAAGMGGGVHEVMAGRPADRNTELLVHRA
- a CDS encoding MarR family winged helix-turn-helix transcriptional regulator, yielding MTESSPRDRIDGMIDVIARAHESADLESKALVYRLRRVAHHMEIELKRELAGHGIELWELELLACLYRALPHHRVSAKDLMEQMQLTTGAVTNRVSRLEAKGWVSREIAPDDRRSILVTLTEPGRVRAAQVFATKTEAERRLLSAFPDEQQRELNAALRTLLISLEGRHS